A genomic window from Cloacibacillus evryensis DSM 19522 includes:
- the citF gene encoding citrate lyase subunit alpha → MKTAVNSLGRTVPLEVPGVGAFAPYSTPFGRISSLAGLYTKPRTIRAAMPCRDKRAASLRAAIEKSGLTDGMTISFHHHLRNGDAVIPMVLAELEAMGFKNLTFAPSSIPDSHDCVADYIKSGLIGRLYTSGVRGKLGKLLSSGEVDIPVIIRSHGGRARAVEEGSIKIDVAFLAAPACDCLGNINGTEGPSACGSLGYAITDAKNAAHVIAVTDNLVQYPLSPKISIPQYLVDQVVVVGSIGDPAKIATGAARITRSPVDLRIAQDSFRLMKAAGIVEPGFSFQMGVGGASLAAAVYLEEYMADKQITGSFGLGGVGGYMASMHDKGMFRTVFDVQSFDAAVTKSMISNPSHIEIDASWYANPFNAGALVNNLDCVILAALEVDTDFNVNVLTGNDGVLRGASGGHQDTAAGAKLSIIVCPSFRGGVPSVKDRVTTITTPGETVDAIVTERGICVNPRRAELLEAALKAKLPVTEITELKKEVEKLTGVPEPIEFDYGKLLAAVEYRDGTLIDGVYAAK, encoded by the coding sequence GGCCTTTATACAAAACCGCGCACGATCCGCGCGGCGATGCCCTGCCGCGACAAACGCGCCGCCTCTCTGCGCGCCGCGATCGAAAAATCGGGCCTCACCGACGGCATGACCATCTCCTTCCACCACCACCTCCGCAACGGAGACGCCGTCATACCCATGGTCCTAGCAGAACTCGAGGCGATGGGCTTCAAAAACCTCACCTTCGCCCCCAGCTCCATACCCGACTCCCACGACTGCGTCGCCGACTACATAAAAAGCGGACTCATCGGCAGACTCTACACCTCCGGCGTTCGCGGCAAACTGGGCAAACTCCTCTCCAGCGGCGAAGTAGACATCCCCGTCATCATCAGAAGCCACGGCGGCCGCGCCCGCGCCGTCGAAGAGGGCTCCATCAAAATAGACGTCGCCTTCCTCGCCGCCCCCGCCTGCGACTGCCTCGGCAACATCAACGGCACAGAAGGCCCCTCCGCCTGCGGCTCCCTCGGCTACGCGATAACCGACGCGAAAAACGCCGCCCACGTCATAGCCGTAACCGACAACCTCGTCCAATACCCCCTCTCGCCGAAAATCTCCATCCCGCAATACCTCGTCGACCAGGTAGTAGTAGTCGGCAGCATCGGAGACCCGGCGAAAATAGCCACCGGGGCGGCGCGCATCACGCGCAGCCCCGTAGACCTCCGCATCGCGCAGGACTCCTTCCGGCTCATGAAAGCCGCCGGCATCGTCGAACCCGGCTTCTCCTTCCAGATGGGAGTCGGCGGAGCGAGCCTAGCCGCCGCCGTCTACCTTGAAGAATACATGGCGGACAAACAAATAACGGGCAGCTTCGGCCTCGGTGGAGTGGGGGGCTACATGGCGTCCATGCACGACAAAGGCATGTTCAGGACAGTATTCGACGTTCAGTCCTTCGACGCGGCGGTGACAAAATCCATGATATCCAACCCGAGCCACATAGAAATAGACGCCTCCTGGTACGCGAACCCCTTCAACGCGGGAGCGCTCGTCAACAACCTCGACTGCGTAATCCTCGCGGCGCTCGAAGTCGACACAGACTTCAACGTCAACGTCCTAACCGGCAACGACGGAGTGTTGCGCGGAGCCTCCGGAGGGCACCAGGACACGGCGGCGGGAGCGAAACTCTCGATAATAGTCTGCCCCTCCTTCCGCGGCGGAGTTCCGTCCGTCAAAGACCGGGTGACGACGATAACCACGCCTGGCGAGACAGTGGACGCGATCGTGACAGAGCGAGGGATCTGCGTCAACCCGCGCCGCGCGGAACTTCTGGAAGCGGCCCTCAAAGCGAAACTGCCGGTAACGGAAATAACGGAACTCAAAAAAGAGGTTGAAAAACTGACGGGAGTGCCGGAGCCGATAGAATTCGACTACGGCAAACTGCTTGCCGCCGTGGAATACCGCGACGGAACTCTGATCGACGGAGTATACGCGGCGAAGTAG
- the nifJ gene encoding pyruvate:ferredoxin (flavodoxin) oxidoreductase codes for MSEKKMVTLDGNEAAAHVAHAVNEVISIYPITPSSPMGEWSDQWSAESRPNIWGTVPLVEEMQSEAGASGAYHGALQAGALGTTFTASQGLLLMIPNMYKIAGELTSTVMHVTARSVAAHALSIFGDHSDVMAVRNTGWAMLSSATVQESMDNALIAQMATLEGKVPVLHFFDGFRTSHEEMKIEEIPYDAMRACIDDDLVREHRYNRLTPDAPFIRGTAQNPDVFFQSMEGRNRYYADMPDTVQQAMDKFAKTIGRQYHLFDYYGSPEAERVIIIMGSGAAVAREAVDRLNQEGEKVGLIIVRLFRPFDITRFTNALPGTVKKIAVLDRSKDPAANSEPLCADVKEALNGSGITIVGGRYGLSSKDFTPAMVKGVYDELRKLAPKDGFTIGIEDDVTYTSLPYDPSFDTENPKTVRCLFYGLGSDGTVGANKNSIKIIGQETDLYAQGYYSYDSKKSGGITVSHLRFGPDPIYASYLINKANFLACHVYSFLEKLDILKNAADGGTFLLNAPFGPEQIWDKLPKTYQQKIIDKHLKLYVIDAVKIAKQTGMGSRTNTIMQTCFFAISGILPQDKAIKAIKDSIIKSYTKKGQAIVDKNIKAVDETLANLYQVKVPAEATSAFDILPPVAEDAPEFVKQILGPMMIMEGDSLPVSALPEDGTYPSATTQYEKRNIAIDIPVWDPSLCIQCGKCVLVCPHAAIRAKVYAPEKLEQAPAAFRHAQAKFPNFKDYDFTIQTAPEDCTGCGLCAANCPINKTKAEDPHRPLIMRTQMPIRETEKANWNYFLSLPETYKAKLNTATVKDVQLLRPLFEFSGACAGCGETPYLKLLSQLFGDRAIIANATGCSSIYGGNLPTTPWAVNDQGRGPAWSNSLFEDAAEFGLGFRLTIDKHREYAAELLTKMTPELGEQTVREILDAPQTTGEQIKAVTDKIDRLKEQLCCIETQQAEELESVIDNLAKKSVWCVGGDGWAYDIGYGGLDHVIASGKNVNILVLDTEVYSNTGGQASKSTPRGAVAKFAAAGKRMGKKDLAMMAMSYGSVYVGKVALGANDAHTVKVFQEAEAYEGPSIIIAYCHCIAHGIDMVKGLDQQKKAVDSGHWMLMRYNPDLAKEGKNPLVIDSKEPSLPLEDYIYNEVRYKSLKATAPEEAAQLLEEEKKAIADRWRFYRHMAEMKMEG; via the coding sequence ATGTCAGAGAAAAAGATGGTAACGCTGGATGGCAACGAAGCTGCGGCGCACGTAGCGCACGCGGTAAACGAAGTGATATCGATCTACCCGATCACGCCGTCGTCGCCGATGGGCGAATGGTCGGATCAGTGGTCGGCGGAATCGCGTCCCAACATCTGGGGCACAGTGCCGCTGGTGGAAGAAATGCAGAGCGAGGCGGGGGCCTCGGGAGCCTACCACGGAGCGCTGCAGGCGGGAGCATTGGGCACCACCTTCACCGCCTCCCAGGGACTCCTGCTCATGATCCCCAACATGTACAAAATAGCGGGCGAACTCACCAGCACAGTCATGCACGTAACAGCCAGAAGCGTGGCCGCCCACGCGCTCTCCATCTTCGGAGACCACTCCGACGTCATGGCCGTGCGCAACACCGGCTGGGCCATGCTCTCCTCGGCGACAGTGCAGGAATCCATGGACAACGCGCTCATCGCGCAAATGGCGACCCTCGAAGGCAAAGTTCCCGTCCTCCACTTCTTCGACGGCTTCCGCACCAGCCACGAAGAAATGAAAATAGAAGAAATCCCCTACGACGCCATGCGCGCCTGCATAGACGACGACCTCGTGCGCGAACACAGATACAACCGCCTCACGCCCGACGCGCCCTTCATCCGCGGCACCGCGCAAAACCCCGACGTCTTCTTCCAGTCGATGGAAGGACGCAACCGCTACTACGCCGACATGCCCGACACCGTCCAGCAAGCGATGGACAAATTCGCGAAAACCATAGGCAGACAATACCACCTCTTCGACTACTACGGCAGCCCCGAAGCCGAGCGAGTCATAATCATCATGGGCTCCGGCGCTGCGGTAGCGCGCGAAGCCGTAGACCGCCTGAACCAAGAGGGAGAAAAAGTTGGCCTAATAATCGTGCGCCTCTTCCGCCCCTTCGACATCACAAGATTCACAAACGCCCTCCCCGGGACAGTCAAAAAAATAGCCGTCCTCGACCGCAGCAAAGACCCTGCGGCCAACAGCGAGCCCCTCTGCGCCGACGTCAAAGAAGCCCTCAACGGCTCCGGCATCACCATAGTGGGAGGCCGCTACGGCCTCTCCTCCAAAGACTTCACCCCGGCCATGGTCAAAGGAGTCTACGACGAACTCCGCAAACTCGCCCCCAAAGACGGCTTCACCATAGGCATAGAAGACGACGTCACCTACACCAGCCTCCCCTACGACCCGTCATTCGACACAGAAAACCCCAAAACAGTCAGATGCCTCTTCTACGGCCTCGGCTCAGACGGCACAGTGGGAGCCAACAAAAACTCCATCAAAATCATCGGCCAGGAGACGGACCTCTACGCCCAGGGCTACTACAGCTACGACTCCAAAAAATCCGGAGGAATAACCGTAAGCCACCTGCGCTTCGGTCCCGACCCCATATACGCCAGCTACCTCATAAACAAAGCCAACTTCCTGGCCTGCCACGTCTACAGCTTCCTCGAAAAACTCGACATCCTGAAAAACGCGGCAGACGGCGGAACATTCCTCCTCAACGCCCCCTTCGGCCCCGAACAAATCTGGGACAAACTGCCGAAAACATACCAGCAAAAAATAATAGACAAACACCTCAAACTCTACGTCATAGACGCCGTTAAAATAGCCAAACAAACAGGCATGGGCTCCCGCACCAACACCATCATGCAGACCTGCTTCTTCGCCATCAGCGGCATCCTGCCCCAGGACAAAGCCATAAAAGCCATCAAAGACTCAATAATCAAAAGCTACACCAAAAAAGGACAGGCCATAGTAGACAAAAACATCAAAGCCGTAGACGAGACACTAGCCAACCTCTACCAAGTCAAAGTGCCGGCCGAAGCGACATCCGCCTTCGACATCCTGCCGCCCGTAGCCGAAGACGCCCCCGAATTCGTCAAACAAATACTCGGCCCCATGATGATAATGGAAGGAGACAGCCTCCCCGTCTCCGCCCTGCCCGAAGACGGCACCTACCCCAGCGCCACCACCCAATACGAAAAAAGAAACATAGCCATAGACATCCCCGTCTGGGACCCGTCCCTCTGCATCCAATGCGGCAAATGCGTCCTCGTCTGCCCCCACGCAGCCATAAGAGCCAAAGTCTACGCCCCCGAAAAACTCGAACAGGCGCCGGCAGCATTCAGACACGCCCAAGCCAAATTCCCCAACTTCAAAGACTATGACTTCACCATCCAGACCGCGCCCGAAGACTGCACCGGCTGCGGCCTCTGCGCGGCCAACTGCCCCATAAACAAAACCAAAGCCGAAGACCCGCACCGTCCGCTCATCATGCGCACCCAAATGCCCATAAGAGAGACAGAAAAAGCAAACTGGAACTACTTCCTCAGCCTGCCCGAAACATACAAAGCCAAACTCAACACAGCGACAGTCAAAGACGTCCAACTCCTGAGACCCCTCTTCGAATTCTCGGGAGCCTGCGCGGGCTGCGGAGAAACCCCCTACCTCAAACTCCTCTCCCAACTCTTCGGAGACAGAGCCATAATCGCCAACGCCACCGGCTGCTCCTCGATATACGGAGGCAACCTCCCCACCACCCCGTGGGCGGTAAACGACCAGGGCAGAGGGCCGGCATGGAGCAACTCCCTCTTTGAAGACGCGGCAGAATTCGGCCTCGGCTTCCGCCTCACCATAGACAAACACAGAGAATACGCGGCTGAACTGCTCACCAAAATGACCCCCGAACTGGGAGAACAGACAGTCAGAGAAATACTTGACGCGCCGCAGACCACCGGCGAACAAATCAAAGCCGTAACAGACAAAATAGACCGCCTCAAAGAACAACTCTGCTGCATAGAGACACAACAGGCAGAAGAACTCGAATCAGTCATAGACAACCTCGCCAAAAAATCAGTCTGGTGCGTGGGAGGAGACGGCTGGGCCTACGACATCGGCTACGGGGGACTCGACCACGTAATAGCCAGCGGCAAAAACGTCAACATCCTTGTACTTGACACCGAAGTCTACTCCAACACCGGAGGGCAGGCCTCCAAATCCACGCCGAGAGGAGCCGTGGCCAAATTCGCTGCGGCCGGCAAACGCATGGGCAAAAAAGACCTTGCCATGATGGCCATGAGCTACGGCAGCGTCTACGTGGGGAAAGTGGCATTGGGAGCCAACGACGCGCACACAGTCAAAGTCTTCCAGGAAGCCGAAGCCTACGAGGGACCGTCCATAATAATCGCCTACTGCCACTGCATAGCGCACGGCATAGACATGGTCAAAGGACTTGACCAGCAGAAAAAAGCGGTAGACTCGGGCCACTGGATGCTCATGAGATACAACCCCGACCTGGCGAAAGAGGGCAAAAACCCGCTCGTCATAGACTCCAAAGAGCCGAGCCTGCCCCTTGAAGACTACATCTACAACGAAGTGAGATACAAAAGCCTCAAAGCGACGGCCCCCGAAGAGGCTGCGCAGCTGCTCGAAGAAGAGAAAAAAGCCATTGCCGACAGATGGAGATTCTACAGGCATATGGCTGAGATGAAGATGGAGGGGTAA
- a CDS encoding pyruvate carboxylase subunit B, translating to MSEVEIKKEIKDSNGKVIATKVTTGAAGAAPTVEPAAEAVKPEQVVVTENKKPETSAAKTKPRVGIMETAFRDAHQSIMATRLRTDDMLPICEAMDEVGYHSIEMWGGATFDSAMRFLNEDPWERLRQIKKRLKKTKTQMLLRGQNIVGYRHYSDEVVREFVKRAIGNGIDIIRVFDALNDLRNMSIAAEAVKKEGGELQMTISYTISPVHTLDLFAKQARDMADMGADSICIKDMAGLLSPVAASALVKAIKKKVSLPVQIHSHYTSGMAAMSYMAALEAGADVVDCAISPFAMGTSQPATETIVAALAGGPLDTGLSLEKLLPVAQYYQMLHDKYNDIIMGVSGVNINILLYQIPGGMYSNLQSQLKEGGCLEKFKEVMEEVPRVRKEMGYPPLVTPTSQIVGTQAAMNVISGKRWKMVPNEVRQYFRGYYGKTPAPVDPEIQKLVLGDEEPITCRPGEKIAPEIEQAKKEIGMWCTQPEDILSYILFPQVAKDFLPNKFARENLVDIGQEPQEDPEAYAV from the coding sequence ATGTCCGAAGTTGAAATAAAAAAAGAGATCAAAGACAGCAACGGAAAAGTGATCGCCACCAAAGTAACGACGGGGGCCGCGGGTGCGGCTCCCACCGTAGAGCCTGCGGCGGAGGCTGTAAAGCCCGAACAGGTGGTCGTGACGGAAAACAAAAAACCGGAAACTTCCGCGGCAAAGACAAAGCCGCGTGTCGGCATTATGGAGACAGCGTTCCGTGACGCGCACCAGTCGATCATGGCGACGCGCCTGCGTACCGACGACATGCTCCCGATATGCGAGGCGATGGACGAAGTCGGCTACCATTCGATAGAGATGTGGGGCGGCGCGACCTTTGACTCGGCGATGCGCTTCCTCAACGAAGACCCGTGGGAGAGGCTGCGCCAGATAAAGAAACGCCTCAAGAAGACCAAAACTCAGATGCTCCTGCGCGGACAGAATATCGTCGGCTACCGCCATTACTCGGATGAAGTGGTGCGCGAATTCGTCAAACGCGCCATCGGCAACGGAATAGACATCATCCGCGTGTTTGACGCGCTGAACGACCTGCGCAACATGTCGATCGCCGCCGAGGCCGTCAAAAAAGAGGGCGGAGAGCTGCAGATGACGATCTCCTACACGATATCGCCAGTCCATACGCTCGACCTCTTCGCGAAGCAGGCGCGCGACATGGCCGACATGGGCGCGGATTCCATCTGCATCAAGGACATGGCGGGGCTCCTCTCGCCGGTTGCCGCTTCAGCGCTCGTGAAGGCGATCAAGAAAAAGGTCAGCCTGCCGGTGCAGATCCACAGCCACTACACCAGCGGCATGGCGGCGATGAGCTACATGGCGGCCCTCGAAGCCGGCGCCGATGTCGTCGACTGCGCGATATCGCCCTTCGCGATGGGCACGAGCCAGCCCGCGACGGAGACGATCGTCGCGGCGCTCGCCGGCGGCCCGCTGGACACGGGACTTTCGCTTGAAAAGCTGCTGCCTGTGGCCCAATACTACCAGATGCTCCATGACAAATATAACGATATCATCATGGGAGTCAGCGGAGTCAATATAAACATCCTCCTCTATCAGATACCGGGCGGTATGTACTCCAACCTCCAGAGCCAGCTCAAAGAGGGCGGCTGCCTTGAAAAGTTCAAGGAGGTCATGGAAGAGGTGCCGCGCGTCCGTAAAGAGATGGGATACCCGCCTCTCGTGACGCCGACGAGCCAGATCGTCGGCACGCAGGCGGCGATGAACGTCATCTCCGGCAAACGCTGGAAGATGGTGCCGAACGAGGTGCGTCAGTATTTCCGCGGCTACTACGGCAAGACGCCGGCCCCCGTCGACCCCGAGATACAGAAGCTGGTCCTCGGCGACGAAGAGCCGATCACCTGCCGCCCCGGCGAGAAGATCGCCCCCGAGATCGAGCAGGCCAAGAAGGAGATCGGCATGTGGTGCACACAGCCGGAGGATATCCTTTCGTACATCCTCTTCCCGCAGGTGGCGAAGGACTTCCTGCCCAATAAGTTCGCGCGGGAAAACCTCGTGGACATCGGCCAGGAACCGCAGGAAGACCCCGAAGCCTACGCGGTGTAG
- a CDS encoding DUF1622 domain-containing protein, giving the protein MLHDFAAISRTIIEFISILIIMCGVVVAIFRGCRLFFAMRSGSSLPRDAWIQLRLSFEDTLMLGLQFLMAADIIGTISDPDLQGVIVLSVIVLLRVILSFTLSREVAEMDRQKRESAAAPHVE; this is encoded by the coding sequence ATGCTCCACGATTTTGCCGCGATTTCAAGGACCATCATTGAATTTATCAGCATACTTATCATCATGTGCGGCGTGGTCGTCGCCATCTTCAGGGGATGCCGGCTTTTTTTTGCCATGCGCTCGGGCAGCAGCCTGCCGCGCGACGCCTGGATCCAGTTGCGGCTCTCTTTCGAAGATACGCTGATGCTTGGTTTGCAGTTCCTGATGGCCGCTGACATCATCGGCACGATAAGCGATCCGGACCTGCAGGGCGTGATCGTCCTGTCTGTCATCGTTCTGCTGAGGGTCATTCTGAGCTTTACGCTGAGCCGCGAGGTCGCGGAGATGGACCGTCAGAAACGCGAAAGCGCCGCCGCGCCGCACGTCGAATAA
- the fsa gene encoding fructose-6-phosphate aldolase has protein sequence MKFFLDTANLEEVKAACSWGVIAGVTTNPTLVSKEGNIDFHTRVREIAETVNGPVSAEAVSLEKDKLIEEAKVIAKIHPQVVVKVPLCPDGLGAVKELSALGIKTNVTLVFSANQAVLAAAAGAAYVSPFVGRLDDIGEDGIKLIYDVVEIFDLYGIETKVIAASLRHPAHVLECAKAGADYATVPFKVLKMLFDHPLTTKGIDQFNADWAKYLSGRK, from the coding sequence ATGAAATTTTTTCTCGATACCGCAAATCTTGAAGAGGTAAAGGCGGCCTGCTCATGGGGCGTCATCGCCGGGGTCACGACAAACCCCACCCTTGTCTCCAAAGAGGGGAATATAGATTTTCACACACGAGTGCGTGAGATCGCGGAGACAGTGAACGGTCCCGTCAGCGCGGAGGCCGTCTCTCTGGAGAAAGACAAACTGATCGAAGAGGCAAAGGTGATCGCCAAGATCCATCCGCAGGTCGTCGTCAAGGTGCCGCTCTGTCCCGACGGGCTGGGCGCGGTGAAGGAGCTCTCGGCGTTGGGTATAAAAACCAATGTTACGCTCGTATTCAGCGCCAACCAGGCGGTGCTGGCCGCTGCCGCCGGCGCCGCGTATGTGAGCCCCTTTGTCGGGCGGCTCGACGATATCGGCGAAGACGGCATCAAGCTGATTTACGACGTGGTGGAAATATTCGACCTCTACGGCATCGAAACAAAGGTCATCGCCGCCAGCCTGCGCCACCCGGCCCACGTCCTCGAATGCGCGAAGGCCGGCGCCGACTACGCCACGGTGCCCTTCAAGGTGCTTAAGATGCTCTTCGACCACCCGCTGACAACAAAGGGAATCGACCAGTTCAATGCCGACTGGGCGAAGTATCTCTCAGGCAGGAAATAA